The Schistocerca nitens isolate TAMUIC-IGC-003100 chromosome 8, iqSchNite1.1, whole genome shotgun sequence genome includes the window CTGCTGGAGACATCATTACAGGTTTTAATgactcagaaagcagttacagACTGGAACAGGCTCAATAAGCTGAACTTTTATATGCATGCATGTCACGAACTGACTGTTGCTCAGATACTTATAAACAGTTTAGCTTACTGAGTTTCTTCGAGTCTGTAACTGCTTTCTCAGCTGTTTAAGCCTCTGTGATTATGATTCCAGTGCTAGAGCATGAAATATTAAGCAGAAAATTGTGCCTTGGACCTCAACCTTACACCCATGAAACAATTCTCAGCAGTTACACAAATACCAGCCCTAAACACCTGCAATCTAAGTCTTTATATTTTATTTGTCCCTTGACCCCGTATCACAGGTCCTTAATCCTGAATAATCTCATTTTTTGCTCTTTTCTGTCTTACTGAAGAAAGCTGGaatgtatgttttcatttttcgCACACTTGGATAATATAAACTTTTTCTGTCTTTATTTGATAGTAGTTTCATTTCAGAGGTTGTTTTTCCTACAGACATTGAAATATTGGCAGTTGATGCCTGTATTAGATGATTTGACAATTTCATCATTAAGGGTTGTTACAGCAGAATATTATTAAACTGATTGACACAGCAAAGAATTAGATGAAACATGTAAACACCAATGATTATAGCTACCAGTGGAAGAAGAAAGTGGAATTAACACGCAGCACTATTCGCATTAACCCCAACCTGCTTTCATACCTTACTACACATCGCACAGGGTTGCTTAATAGCAAGGTGAGCCAGACCCTGAATGAATTTGCGTGCTGATATAAAAAACATTCTCCGATACACCACCCAGGCTGAGCACAGTTCTTAGACAGTACTCCATCTCAATATCATAATTTCCAATAAAGACCATACTCTCTGATGATGGCATATGTTTGTAATGTCAGGTAGGGCATCGGGTCACAAAATTATAATAAGAACAACTATCAAATCGGGGATGGACAAACGCCCAATGTGAGGGGACTTACTATAGATGGGACAAACACTGAAGGAAAGAAAGATATGTGACTAAAGCTTACTATACTAATGAAACCTTACACCGAGTTTCATGAAGTGGTAACATGTCAATAGATGTGAATGTCCTCCTTTTGCTTTAGTACTTCTAGCTGAACCtacaaggaagtgaaacatggacaataaacagtaaaGGCAAGAGAAGAATAgacacttttgaaatgtggtgtaacagaagaacacttaagatcagatgggtagataaaGTAATGAAGTACTGATGAGAAAAGAGCTTTATGGCACATGACCAAGGGAAGTGACATGCTGAGGGGACACACCATATGACATTGATGGATGTCTGAAAGGTAAAAATTGTACAAGGAGACGAAAGCTTGACTATAGTAAGCAGAGCAtgtggatataggttgcagtagttattcacgtAAGTAGAGATTTGCAAAGTATAGACTAGAATGGAAagatgcatcaaaccggtcttcagaTTTAAGACTACAGGAACAGTTCAAGAGCATATTACCAAACATTTcacttttactgttaccaatcagacTTGTCATTTTGATGATGAGGCCTCTGATAATTACATTACACTCACtacacaaaaagagaaagcttaaGTCACTTTAACAATCTGTAGCAGGTCTTCTTTGAAACATTTTTGACAATAATGGATCTAAAATCAGATCCATGGATGATTTTATTTCTTCCACAAGAGAGAAAAGTAATATGAAAAGAGATCTGAAAAGATAGGTTTGGTGCTTCTCAACGAATTTTTGCATTCTGGTCTCCCTCTGAGCAGCTGCACTGTTGTGGTGGAACAAGATATAAGACCACCTGTAATATTTCTTCAACATACTTTTGAAACTGGAAGAACAGCTCAGCTTATCAACCACCAGTTACTGTCCTATCTCAAAAATATGTAACGAAAAGGACACACGTGTGAATGAACATTATCAAGGGATAATGTTTCTTGTTTAACTTTATGAATAAATGTTAATATGGACCACAGATTGCACTAACACACAAAACCCCATCTGAACTGCTATAAACAATGTATCACGTAAGTGGTACCCAAAGAgggcacacgagagagagagagagagagagagagagagagagagagagagagagagagagagagagagagagagactgcagatcACACATTGCTATCCAGACTTCCTTTCGGCCAAAAGGCATTTCCTTTTTTAACGCAGACAACCACCACAATTCATGCAAGCACAACGCGCGCGTGCATGACCACTGTATCTGGCCATGGAAAAAGATATTTTGGTCAAAAGCTCAACATGCACTTCAGTCTTTTTGTAGcatctgtctgtgactcaacagctCCCATGTATGACGAGCAGCAGtatctccttttcataatattgttgtacacAAGGTAAGATTAGCAAGTCGCCACTTTTTAACTAGAGAAGTTGTAGACAGACATTAAACCCTACTCCCCCTTCAGACCGAGTTCACCTATCATCAGCAGAAAACCATAACAGCTAATCTTACAGATTCTCACATAATATTTTGCAGTTAATACTTAATTAGGTATTAGTCTCGATCAATGACAATGTAAATATTTGTGTGTTTTGTGAAGCAACATTGGCGCAGCTTGCTGTAAGATGTGAAGAGAAAACAAGGGGACATGTAAACGGCTGGTTATAAGTACCCAATATGAGGTCAGCTGAAAATGTGTTTTGTAGCAAAGATTTTAAGTAATTGGGCCAGATTTTGATGTCAATGTAGTCACTGAATGCAAAATATTTGGAAAAACAATAGTAATAGTCAGAAAAGTTAGCAAGATATTCCCCACAACAAATAATAGTCGCAAGGTACTTCGTGAAAATAACTATTTCAACTGCTTAGCAACTTATTCTCACAGTATTGCTTTCACTGGCTTCACAGAAATCTTGACATCACAACTACCACCACTAGTCATGATGCCAtgacaaaaaaaggggggggggggggggagaaatccaTTCTGCAAGAAATGTTTGTTGCAACAAGAATTATAGTTATTCTAACATCATCACATTTGTTAGTTTTGCCAACTCACAAGTAAACTGTCACTTTCCAATCCAACCTAGACTTCAGATTGCTCCACAATAGTCACCAACACAACTGTTCTTTATTCAGCTATGTCACTAAATAAATTTCTCAGCCAATAAGAGGGACAGAGAGCAAACTGCCATGTCAAACTACATGCAGTGGGAAATAACTGAAATACTATAACTTACTTTTGTATTATATTTTTGAACACACAGGAAAGTATTAAAACTGTGGTGGCAGGGAGTCAAAAGAAATCTTTCACAACTCCAACATAACCATGAATAACCTCTGAATAGCGTCAAATAGTTTGAATATTGGCACTCAGAATTCATTGTCTTCCCTTGATTTCCTAAAGCTACCCTACATTTATTATATAAACAGCAATGTTGTCAACCAACATCCCACAGAGTCAAAGCACTCGGATTAGAACTGCTCCTATTTGAAGCATTAGCTGTATAGTAATAGCACAAATGTAGACATATACGGATCTGCTGCAGGTCAATCTTTTATCACAACCTCTATTTGGCATTCACATTCATCAGCTTCACCAACTCGCAGACAAACTATCCTCTTCCACACTAACCTAGGCCCCATACTATCACCACAATCAGTATTTCAAAGGATGtacagggagggggtgggggaatggGACAACTGAAGTTATGCTATGCACTGAACCCTTAAGCATTCCCCTTACCCTGCATTTTTCAATATAGCATGAATGTAAAAATTAGTCTTCGCTACCCCTCAATCTGTTACCTCAACTAGATTTTCTGCTTTCATATCCCTAAAGTTTGCCAGCGCACAACCAAATAGTCACTGTCCgaactaacctagacctcgggctgcACTACAGATAAGTTGTCACAATAACTCAAGATTTCAGATGATTCCAATACGTATTTTAACAGTTTCCCTTTTGTTCTAGCAGCATCACTGATTTTTGATAATACATTGATCTACTGTTGCATAGTCATTCAGACATAGAACTTCAATACAGTCCTTATTACTTTCCTATTGTGCTCTGATTGCACATCATTTAACTGATGACACTGTCAATGTAATTCTAAGTGTCACAAGGCATAAGGATATTAAAGGACACCAAATGCAGTGCAGTTCAGGCAAACACAACTTGCAATATTTGATGGTTAATCTCTTTGTGACATTTACTGAAAGACAAATACAAAAATCAAGGagatacatatatatatttatctatGTATATAAAAAGAGAAACAACAGATCACAAATGAGCTGGTTGTTACAGTAAATGAGCAAAGCACTACTGGGCATAAAGGTAACAGTCTGGTATTTATGGAAGTTTAAGACATTTTTACACCTTAGTGCTAATATTCAGTCTTAAAATTACACCACTTCATGAAACAATAACAATGAAACCGGCACATAAAGCACTTAAGTTTCAATAAGAGAATGTTGTTATTTTTCATCTTGCCGCCTtctcttcacacttttctttttaatACCTCTATTAAGAGAGTCACCATTATTTCCTGTGCTACTTTCAAGTGATGCAGTATCCAACAGTTTGTTGATAGCAAACGTATATAggtctttattaattttttttagagCTATTACTTCATCTTTTATGCTACCTGCTTCTGCTACTGCAACCATAGGTACCGCGTCGAACAATGTGGGTGATTCACATAAATCCACCTTATTCATAATTTCAATGCATTTGCTTTCACTGTCAACGGATTTTTGAAACCCATTCAATACAACAGTAGGTTTCCAGTCTTCTATAAACATTTGTTTTGGGCAAATGGTAAAAAAAGCATTGTACACAGGCCCCTTATGTTGCAACACCCGTTTGCACTGTCCACTTGGAATGTCCCACACGATGACTTTCATGTCTGTTGAACTTGAGAGCAGTGTCTGACCACCAATTGACGATGACAGACAGGTAATCATTTTATCATGTCCAACAAACTTTTTTGGTGTTTCGTTAACTACATGGTGCACATCTCGAGGAGGATGGCTGATATTGAATTCCTGAATCTTTCCACTATTAGTTCCAACAAAAACAACAGAATCCGTACCATCAACAGTTACAGCTGTTAGTGGTGCATCAAATAATAAAGACAACAACAATTTACCTGATGCCAGGTCATATATTTTACATGTTCGATCAAAAGACACAGACACTAGCAGAGCTCTCATGCCTCCTGGACCAATGAAAACGTCTTTGACTGGCAGGCTATGATCAAAGAAGGTGTATCGTGGTTCTGCTTCTCCTGGCACCGAGTACATTTCATTGGCGAACTGGGAAATCAAGTAAGCGAGAGGCCACACAATTACTCTGCAGTCTTCTCCGCCAGTAGCAATGTGTGTACCGTCATCAGTAAACTTTAAACATGTGATATCCTGGAAGTGACGATTTGACACTGCCATAAGCCGTCCCGATGCTATCTGCCAGATATGGAGTCTCTCAGCTATTCCTGCAGCACAGTACTGAGCATTGGGAGAGACAGCCAATGCGTTTACACAGCCTGAACACAACATCCTTCCAGTGCCCAAATTTATTGTTTCTTGGCTATTAAGTGGCCACGCATGTATGAGTGGTCTTGCGTTGTCAGCCGATAACAAATAATCATTTCCCAAAAGACAAAGCGTATGGGGCGCTGAGACACCGCCACCTTTATAATACATTAACGAAGTTCCGTTGTTGGGATCCCATACACAAGCGTTCCACAACTGACCTGAACCATCACTTGTTATGACTACCTCAGTTGTATCAGTCATTACAAAACTCGAAATAGTTGTGTCTAGCGATGACGATTTTTCAACGTTCGCACTATACAGTCACTACAGTACACTTACCACGTGCAGAAGCAAGTCGCATTGCTCCACTGGTGAAGTTTGTTGTTCTGTTTTTCAGCTGTTAACAGTACAACAGTAAACCAACCTTTCCATAACATTGTATGAAATAGAATAGAAAACCAGTTTTCCACTCACAGTGTAGATTTTATGATCGTAAATGCAGAAATTTATATTTACTGCTATATGAGTAGAAAAGttatacaaaattaaaactttatatGAAGTACAATTGAATCTAACATTGAAAGTCAGTGCAGGCATAGTTGGATAACCTGCGTTACAAGAGTAAATTAACCAACGAAATaatatcattgtgtgtgtgtgtatgtgtggtgtatGAAGTGCAGATTCAAAACATGTTTAAAAAGTGAGGGAGATCGATTGCTATTTCTGAGAAATAACTATATTCATTAGCATAGTTTATGCATTGCGATCACTGCTCAAAATTCTCTCTTCTTCATTGTGTGTGTAAATGTTCCATGTCTCCATTTTCAGATTCGACGAGAAAGAAAGCGTGACGGGAGTGCAACAGCTCAAATCATCCGTGCAAAAAGGGATCAGAACAAAGCTCGTAGATCAGTATCCATACCTGGAGAATTACGTTGACTCGGTCCTTCCAAAGAAGGATACATATCGGATTGTCAAATGGTATGTTCTTACACAAAATATCCTGCGTGGTTACAATCGTCATTCTAGACATTTTGTAGGCGTGATAAATCGAGAGTAAATGTAAGGTAACTACTTATCTACCTGCCTTCCGTTGTTGTGAATTTCAGCGTGTAAGCACAGACACATTAACTCTTCAAACTTAAAATCCCAATGACCAATAGTATATATCACCATAGGATTGAGATTCGTTGATTATAGAAGGAAGTAGCATTAACAGTCGTTAACACGAAAGTTCACCGGTAACTGTTTGTGACGCGTACATTGTGATTTGTTGTGCGTTTAGAGAAGGCGTAATATGTTGCTGCATGACTGTTAGGTCACTTGAGTAAAGGTGCTCCCAGTTGCAATTTGTGGTCTGTTGTCAATTACTTGTGGCATTTTCGTACAGGTAATGAAAATACTTAATGAAACAGTTAGTGGGTAATAGACTATTCGATTCAACTCGCGTTTTTATACAACCTTCCCCCACCCACCCCCATTATGCTTGCATTGATCAATTGAGGTGAGTGGTGACAGTCTTACAAAGATCCTTGGATTTATATAAGCAGGGTTTCTCATTTATGTCGAGTGTTATGCCGTAAGTTAAGGAGCGAAATTTGTAGAATTTGATGATGAACGTGGATTTGTCATCATTTCTTGGTATAACTAGAATAGTAATAAATTTAACCCTGTAGTGTATGTTACATGCAATATTGGGTGTATGTCTGCAACAAACTTTTGGGTATTGACTAGGTAATTTGGTAAATATTAAGCACATGTTCATCGACTAGTGTATCCAGTGTACATTTTTTGTTAGCAAAATGTGCACTGAAACTGAACCCAGATGTCATCTGTTTGTCACTACTGAAACTTTTCTACCCTAAAAAATAATAGGTAGTAAGGCAGTAGTGTACGTCTATGTAGGGCTATGTTCAACAGTTCTTTCCATTAGCTCAACAGCTTTGTATCACATGTATATTCCGTCCTTTTTACCCGGATGCTAGggtaatatttattttgaaactttAACGTCTCATTTTTCAGTATTCCATGTTTCCATTCCCAATTCTTCTTTTGTTGGCATACTTCATTGCACACACTAAATTTTCAACCTTATATACTATCTCCGACTGTTTACTTTCCTTCATTTGTGGTTTCTTTGTATCCTtgtgttcatttataattttatcctgagatttctcctctttatttttaaatattgcatAATTTCTTTCATGTGTCTCTATCCCCAGTAAAGTTAAGCTCTTTCTCCCAATCTGTACTTTTGCACACCTTGTCAGATTGGTTCAAGTGAAAGTGCCAATAAAGTTGTACTAACCTACAAAGAGAACCCCGAGGAAGTCAGAGTGGTATGAGGAAGTGGGGGTatgcagggggaggggagggagggagagagagagagagagagagagagagagagagagagagagagaacactttATGCATTGCTTCATTTTGATTCTCAGTTGTCT containing:
- the LOC126198578 gene encoding WD repeat-containing protein 18, coding for MTDTTEVVITSDGSGQLWNACVWDPNNGTSLMYYKGGGVSAPHTLCLLGNDYLLSADNARPLIHAWPLNSQETINLGTGRMLCSGCVNALAVSPNAQYCAAGIAERLHIWQIASGRLMAVSNRHFQDITCLKFTDDGTHIATGGEDCRVIVWPLAYLISQFANEMYSVPGEAEPRYTFFDHSLPVKDVFIGPGGMRALLVSVSFDRTCKIYDLASGKLLLSLLFDAPLTAVTVDGTDSVVFVGTNSGKIQEFNISHPPRDVHHVVNETPKKFVGHDKMITCLSSSIGGQTLLSSSTDMKVIVWDIPSGQCKRVLQHKGPVYNAFFTICPKQMFIEDWKPTVVLNGFQKSVDSESKCIEIMNKVDLCESPTLFDAVPMVAVAEAGSIKDEVIALKKINKDLYTFAINKLLDTASLESSTGNNGDSLNRGIKKKSVKRRRQDEK